The following are encoded in a window of Scophthalmus maximus strain ysfricsl-2021 chromosome 6, ASM2237912v1, whole genome shotgun sequence genomic DNA:
- the dctn2 gene encoding dynactin subunit 2 isoform X3 has protein sequence MADPKYANLPGIAFNEPDVYETGDLPEDDQAQFESELEELCSDSVERIVVNPNAAYDKFKDKHVTTKGLDFSDRISKSRRVGYESGEFEILGEGCGVKETPQQKYQRLVNEIQELTQEVDTIQAATKESNAEERLTPVVLAQQAAQLKQQLVSAHLDSLLGPQAHINLADPDGALTRRLLTQLEVAKGSRGSTAGDGKPAASAKGPDGVVLYELHSRPEQEKFNESAKMAELEKRLAELEISVGSGSDKQGPLSTGVQGASLMDTIELLQARVSALDSSTLDQVEARLQSVLGKMNEIAKHKGAIEDADTQNKVSQLYDVVQKWDAMSTSIPQVVQRLVAVKELHEQAMQFGQLLTHLDTTQQMINNSLKDNNTLLTQVQQTMKENLGAIEENFGSLDERMKKLSK, from the exons ATGGCCGATCCTAAATACGCAAACTTGCCAGGAATC GCCTTCAACGAGCCCGATGTTTACGAGACCGGCGACCTTCCAGAAGATGACCAGGCTCAGTTCGAGTCG GAGCTG GAGGAGCTCTGCAGTGACAGCGTAGAGAGGATCGTGGTCAACCCCAACGCTGCCTATGACAAGTTCAAAGACAAGCATGTCACCACGAAGGGACTTG ACTTCTCAGACAGAATCAGTAAAAGTAGAAGAGTGGGCTATGAATCGGGAGAATTTGAAATT CTCGGAGAGGGCTGTGGAGTGAAAGAGACACCCCAGCAGAAGTACCAGCGTCTGGTGAATGAGATCCAGGAACTCACGCAGGAGGTGGATACCATCCAG GCTGCCACAAAGGAAAGCAACGCAGAGGAGCGCCTGACCCCGGTGGTGCTGGCTCAGCAGGCCGCCCAGCTCAAACAGCAGCTGGTTTCTGCCCATCTCGACTCACTGCTGGGACCACAGGCGCACATCAACCTGGCCGACCCAGACGGAGCACTGACAAG GCGTCTGCTCACCCAGCTGGAGGTGGCCAAGGGCAGCCGCGGCAGCACCGCGGGAGACGGCAAGCCGGCGGCATCGGCCAAGGGCCCAGACGGAGTGGTACTCTATGAGCTGCACAGCAGACCGGAGCAGGAGAAATTCAATGAGTCTGCCAAG ATGGCGGAATTGGAGAAGCGTCTTGCTGAGCTGGAAATCTCTGTTGGCTCCGGATCAGACAAGCAG GGACCACTGAGCACTGGTGTACAAGGAGCCAGTTTGATG GACACTATAGAACTCCTGCAGGCGAGAGTCAGTGCACTGGACTCTTCCACTCTGGATCAAGTGGAGGCAAGACTGCAG AGTGTCCTCGGGAAGATGAACGAGATCGCAAAACACAAGGGGGCAATTGAGGATGCTGATACACAAAACAAG GTGTCGCAGCTCTATGACGTGGTGCAGAAGTGGGATGCCATGTCCACTTCTATACCCCAGGTGGTGCAGAGGCTTGTCGCTGTCAAGGAGTTGCATGAGCAAG CCATGCAGTTTGGCCAGCTGCTGACCCACCTGGACACCACTCAGCAGATGATCAACAACTCTCTGAAGGACAATAACACTCTGCTGACACAG gTCCAGCAGACAATGAAGGAAAACCTGGGGGCTATAGAAGAGAACTTTGGTTCACTAGATGAGCGGATGAAGAAGCTCTCCAAATAA
- the dctn2 gene encoding dynactin subunit 2 isoform X4, which produces MADPKYANLPGIAFNEPDVYETGDLPEDDQAQFESEELCSDSVERIVVNPNAAYDKFKDKHVTTKGLDFSDRISKSRRVGYESGEFEILGEGCGVKETPQQKYQRLVNEIQELTQEVDTIQAATKESNAEERLTPVVLAQQAAQLKQQLVSAHLDSLLGPQAHINLADPDGALTRRLLTQLEVAKGSRGSTAGDGKPAASAKGPDGVVLYELHSRPEQEKFNESAKMAELEKRLAELEISVGSGSDKQGPLSTGVQGASLMDTIELLQARVSALDSSTLDQVEARLQSVLGKMNEIAKHKGAIEDADTQNKVSQLYDVVQKWDAMSTSIPQVVQRLVAVKELHEQAMQFGQLLTHLDTTQQMINNSLKDNNTLLTQVQQTMKENLGAIEENFGSLDERMKKLSK; this is translated from the exons ATGGCCGATCCTAAATACGCAAACTTGCCAGGAATC GCCTTCAACGAGCCCGATGTTTACGAGACCGGCGACCTTCCAGAAGATGACCAGGCTCAGTTCGAGTCG GAGGAGCTCTGCAGTGACAGCGTAGAGAGGATCGTGGTCAACCCCAACGCTGCCTATGACAAGTTCAAAGACAAGCATGTCACCACGAAGGGACTTG ACTTCTCAGACAGAATCAGTAAAAGTAGAAGAGTGGGCTATGAATCGGGAGAATTTGAAATT CTCGGAGAGGGCTGTGGAGTGAAAGAGACACCCCAGCAGAAGTACCAGCGTCTGGTGAATGAGATCCAGGAACTCACGCAGGAGGTGGATACCATCCAG GCTGCCACAAAGGAAAGCAACGCAGAGGAGCGCCTGACCCCGGTGGTGCTGGCTCAGCAGGCCGCCCAGCTCAAACAGCAGCTGGTTTCTGCCCATCTCGACTCACTGCTGGGACCACAGGCGCACATCAACCTGGCCGACCCAGACGGAGCACTGACAAG GCGTCTGCTCACCCAGCTGGAGGTGGCCAAGGGCAGCCGCGGCAGCACCGCGGGAGACGGCAAGCCGGCGGCATCGGCCAAGGGCCCAGACGGAGTGGTACTCTATGAGCTGCACAGCAGACCGGAGCAGGAGAAATTCAATGAGTCTGCCAAG ATGGCGGAATTGGAGAAGCGTCTTGCTGAGCTGGAAATCTCTGTTGGCTCCGGATCAGACAAGCAG GGACCACTGAGCACTGGTGTACAAGGAGCCAGTTTGATG GACACTATAGAACTCCTGCAGGCGAGAGTCAGTGCACTGGACTCTTCCACTCTGGATCAAGTGGAGGCAAGACTGCAG AGTGTCCTCGGGAAGATGAACGAGATCGCAAAACACAAGGGGGCAATTGAGGATGCTGATACACAAAACAAG GTGTCGCAGCTCTATGACGTGGTGCAGAAGTGGGATGCCATGTCCACTTCTATACCCCAGGTGGTGCAGAGGCTTGTCGCTGTCAAGGAGTTGCATGAGCAAG CCATGCAGTTTGGCCAGCTGCTGACCCACCTGGACACCACTCAGCAGATGATCAACAACTCTCTGAAGGACAATAACACTCTGCTGACACAG gTCCAGCAGACAATGAAGGAAAACCTGGGGGCTATAGAAGAGAACTTTGGTTCACTAGATGAGCGGATGAAGAAGCTCTCCAAATAA
- the dctn2 gene encoding dynactin subunit 2 isoform X1: MADPKYANLPGIAFNEPDVYETGDLPEDDQAQFESFVQELEELCSDSVERIVVNPNAAYDKFKDKHVTTKGLDFSDRISKSRRVGYESGEFEILGEGCGVKETPQQKYQRLVNEIQELTQEVDTIQAATKESNAEERLTPVVLAQQAAQLKQQLVSAHLDSLLGPQAHINLADPDGALTRRLLTQLEVAKGSRGSTAGDGKPAASAKGPDGVVLYELHSRPEQEKFNESAKMAELEKRLAELEISVGSGSDKQGPLSTGVQGASLMDTIELLQARVSALDSSTLDQVEARLQSVLGKMNEIAKHKGAIEDADTQNKVSQLYDVVQKWDAMSTSIPQVVQRLVAVKELHEQAMQFGQLLTHLDTTQQMINNSLKDNNTLLTQVQQTMKENLGAIEENFGSLDERMKKLSK; the protein is encoded by the exons ATGGCCGATCCTAAATACGCAAACTTGCCAGGAATC GCCTTCAACGAGCCCGATGTTTACGAGACCGGCGACCTTCCAGAAGATGACCAGGCTCAGTTCGAGTCG TTTGTACAA GAGCTG GAGGAGCTCTGCAGTGACAGCGTAGAGAGGATCGTGGTCAACCCCAACGCTGCCTATGACAAGTTCAAAGACAAGCATGTCACCACGAAGGGACTTG ACTTCTCAGACAGAATCAGTAAAAGTAGAAGAGTGGGCTATGAATCGGGAGAATTTGAAATT CTCGGAGAGGGCTGTGGAGTGAAAGAGACACCCCAGCAGAAGTACCAGCGTCTGGTGAATGAGATCCAGGAACTCACGCAGGAGGTGGATACCATCCAG GCTGCCACAAAGGAAAGCAACGCAGAGGAGCGCCTGACCCCGGTGGTGCTGGCTCAGCAGGCCGCCCAGCTCAAACAGCAGCTGGTTTCTGCCCATCTCGACTCACTGCTGGGACCACAGGCGCACATCAACCTGGCCGACCCAGACGGAGCACTGACAAG GCGTCTGCTCACCCAGCTGGAGGTGGCCAAGGGCAGCCGCGGCAGCACCGCGGGAGACGGCAAGCCGGCGGCATCGGCCAAGGGCCCAGACGGAGTGGTACTCTATGAGCTGCACAGCAGACCGGAGCAGGAGAAATTCAATGAGTCTGCCAAG ATGGCGGAATTGGAGAAGCGTCTTGCTGAGCTGGAAATCTCTGTTGGCTCCGGATCAGACAAGCAG GGACCACTGAGCACTGGTGTACAAGGAGCCAGTTTGATG GACACTATAGAACTCCTGCAGGCGAGAGTCAGTGCACTGGACTCTTCCACTCTGGATCAAGTGGAGGCAAGACTGCAG AGTGTCCTCGGGAAGATGAACGAGATCGCAAAACACAAGGGGGCAATTGAGGATGCTGATACACAAAACAAG GTGTCGCAGCTCTATGACGTGGTGCAGAAGTGGGATGCCATGTCCACTTCTATACCCCAGGTGGTGCAGAGGCTTGTCGCTGTCAAGGAGTTGCATGAGCAAG CCATGCAGTTTGGCCAGCTGCTGACCCACCTGGACACCACTCAGCAGATGATCAACAACTCTCTGAAGGACAATAACACTCTGCTGACACAG gTCCAGCAGACAATGAAGGAAAACCTGGGGGCTATAGAAGAGAACTTTGGTTCACTAGATGAGCGGATGAAGAAGCTCTCCAAATAA
- the ddit3 gene encoding DNA damage-inducible transcript 3 protein isoform X2, whose protein sequence is MTAEWLHLPPPYPPGVGPLCGAELEAWYEDLQDILGSDTGGAKLARAPTCTEKEPEFLDVLESCSLTWLTDGSQTWGEGVQRAPEEIHNTQPLHHTSSSSSSSSSCMSPAVAEERRGDAESGRSGNSSAGGSSDLLPPEFFELLSEGGVGMVDASGVVISSGYYYHHHQHHQANNIHPASPSASEDELPCVPDSPSCSSSASQSPSQNCSSPSSPVSSSSVYPSSRLGKRKRTTSERSNSALSSFASSTQRTPPSYSSAKKSRKEREHENERKVQELTEQNEHLKAEIDRLGEEVQRTRRALIERLVNTRK, encoded by the exons ATGACTGCCGAATGGCTTCACCTGCCCCCGCCGTACCCCCCTGGCGTGGGGCCGTTGTGTGGTGCAGAGTTGGAGGCGTGGTATGAGGACCTGCAGGATATTCTGGGCTCCGACACGGGAGGGGCAAAACTGGCACGTGCCCCCACATGCACCGAG AAAGAGCCGGAGTTTCTGGATGTTCTGGAGAGTTGTTCTCTGACATGGCTGACGGACGGAAGCCAGACGTGGGGCGAAGGTGTCCAGAGGGCACCTGAGGAGATCCACAACACCCAGCCTCTGCATCACACctcatcatcgtcctcctcttcctcctcctgcatgaGTCCAGCTGTTGCAGAGGAGCGGCGGGGAGATGCTGAGAGTGGGAGGAGTGGAAATAGTTCGGCAGGAGGCAGCAGTGACCTGCTGCCTCCAGAGTTCTTTGAGTTGCTGAGTGAAGGAGGAGTGGGAATGGTGGATGCGAGCGGAGTGGTGATCAGCAGTGGCTATTATTACCACCACCATCAACACCACCAGGCTAATAATATCCATCCTGCATCTCCCTCAGCCAGTGAGGATGAACTGCCCTGTGTCCCCGATTCCCCATCATGCTCCTCCTCAGCTTCCCAGTCGCCATCTCAAAATtgttcttctccctcctcacctgtctcttcttcttctgtctacCCATCCTCCCGCCTGGGAAAACGCAAGAGGACCACCAGCGAGCGGTCCAACAGTGCCTTGTCCTCTTTCGCCTCCTCCACACAGCGCACACCCCCATCTTACTCGTCTGCCAAAAAGAGTCGCAAAGAAAGAGAGCACGAGAACGAAAGGAAGGTACAGGAGCTGACGGAGCAGAATGAGCATTTGAAAGCAGAGATTGATAGGCTGGGAGAGGAGGTACAGAGGACACGTAGAGCCCTGATAGAGAGACTAGTCAACACCAGGAAATGA
- the ddit3 gene encoding DNA damage-inducible transcript 3 protein isoform X1: MTAEWLHLPPPYPPGVGPLCGAELEAWYEDLQDILGSDTGGAKLARAPTCTEVSSLKRKKAFTPTMSKEPEFLDVLESCSLTWLTDGSQTWGEGVQRAPEEIHNTQPLHHTSSSSSSSSSCMSPAVAEERRGDAESGRSGNSSAGGSSDLLPPEFFELLSEGGVGMVDASGVVISSGYYYHHHQHHQANNIHPASPSASEDELPCVPDSPSCSSSASQSPSQNCSSPSSPVSSSSVYPSSRLGKRKRTTSERSNSALSSFASSTQRTPPSYSSAKKSRKEREHENERKVQELTEQNEHLKAEIDRLGEEVQRTRRALIERLVNTRK; this comes from the exons ATGACTGCCGAATGGCTTCACCTGCCCCCGCCGTACCCCCCTGGCGTGGGGCCGTTGTGTGGTGCAGAGTTGGAGGCGTGGTATGAGGACCTGCAGGATATTCTGGGCTCCGACACGGGAGGGGCAAAACTGGCACGTGCCCCCACATGCACCGAGGTCAGTAGCTTGAAGAGGAAAAAGGCTTTCACACCCACAATGAGT AAAGAGCCGGAGTTTCTGGATGTTCTGGAGAGTTGTTCTCTGACATGGCTGACGGACGGAAGCCAGACGTGGGGCGAAGGTGTCCAGAGGGCACCTGAGGAGATCCACAACACCCAGCCTCTGCATCACACctcatcatcgtcctcctcttcctcctcctgcatgaGTCCAGCTGTTGCAGAGGAGCGGCGGGGAGATGCTGAGAGTGGGAGGAGTGGAAATAGTTCGGCAGGAGGCAGCAGTGACCTGCTGCCTCCAGAGTTCTTTGAGTTGCTGAGTGAAGGAGGAGTGGGAATGGTGGATGCGAGCGGAGTGGTGATCAGCAGTGGCTATTATTACCACCACCATCAACACCACCAGGCTAATAATATCCATCCTGCATCTCCCTCAGCCAGTGAGGATGAACTGCCCTGTGTCCCCGATTCCCCATCATGCTCCTCCTCAGCTTCCCAGTCGCCATCTCAAAATtgttcttctccctcctcacctgtctcttcttcttctgtctacCCATCCTCCCGCCTGGGAAAACGCAAGAGGACCACCAGCGAGCGGTCCAACAGTGCCTTGTCCTCTTTCGCCTCCTCCACACAGCGCACACCCCCATCTTACTCGTCTGCCAAAAAGAGTCGCAAAGAAAGAGAGCACGAGAACGAAAGGAAGGTACAGGAGCTGACGGAGCAGAATGAGCATTTGAAAGCAGAGATTGATAGGCTGGGAGAGGAGGTACAGAGGACACGTAGAGCCCTGATAGAGAGACTAGTCAACACCAGGAAATGA
- the dctn2 gene encoding dynactin subunit 2 isoform X2 yields MADPKYANLPGIAFNEPDVYETGDLPEDDQAQFESFVQEELCSDSVERIVVNPNAAYDKFKDKHVTTKGLDFSDRISKSRRVGYESGEFEILGEGCGVKETPQQKYQRLVNEIQELTQEVDTIQAATKESNAEERLTPVVLAQQAAQLKQQLVSAHLDSLLGPQAHINLADPDGALTRRLLTQLEVAKGSRGSTAGDGKPAASAKGPDGVVLYELHSRPEQEKFNESAKMAELEKRLAELEISVGSGSDKQGPLSTGVQGASLMDTIELLQARVSALDSSTLDQVEARLQSVLGKMNEIAKHKGAIEDADTQNKVSQLYDVVQKWDAMSTSIPQVVQRLVAVKELHEQAMQFGQLLTHLDTTQQMINNSLKDNNTLLTQVQQTMKENLGAIEENFGSLDERMKKLSK; encoded by the exons ATGGCCGATCCTAAATACGCAAACTTGCCAGGAATC GCCTTCAACGAGCCCGATGTTTACGAGACCGGCGACCTTCCAGAAGATGACCAGGCTCAGTTCGAGTCG TTTGTACAA GAGGAGCTCTGCAGTGACAGCGTAGAGAGGATCGTGGTCAACCCCAACGCTGCCTATGACAAGTTCAAAGACAAGCATGTCACCACGAAGGGACTTG ACTTCTCAGACAGAATCAGTAAAAGTAGAAGAGTGGGCTATGAATCGGGAGAATTTGAAATT CTCGGAGAGGGCTGTGGAGTGAAAGAGACACCCCAGCAGAAGTACCAGCGTCTGGTGAATGAGATCCAGGAACTCACGCAGGAGGTGGATACCATCCAG GCTGCCACAAAGGAAAGCAACGCAGAGGAGCGCCTGACCCCGGTGGTGCTGGCTCAGCAGGCCGCCCAGCTCAAACAGCAGCTGGTTTCTGCCCATCTCGACTCACTGCTGGGACCACAGGCGCACATCAACCTGGCCGACCCAGACGGAGCACTGACAAG GCGTCTGCTCACCCAGCTGGAGGTGGCCAAGGGCAGCCGCGGCAGCACCGCGGGAGACGGCAAGCCGGCGGCATCGGCCAAGGGCCCAGACGGAGTGGTACTCTATGAGCTGCACAGCAGACCGGAGCAGGAGAAATTCAATGAGTCTGCCAAG ATGGCGGAATTGGAGAAGCGTCTTGCTGAGCTGGAAATCTCTGTTGGCTCCGGATCAGACAAGCAG GGACCACTGAGCACTGGTGTACAAGGAGCCAGTTTGATG GACACTATAGAACTCCTGCAGGCGAGAGTCAGTGCACTGGACTCTTCCACTCTGGATCAAGTGGAGGCAAGACTGCAG AGTGTCCTCGGGAAGATGAACGAGATCGCAAAACACAAGGGGGCAATTGAGGATGCTGATACACAAAACAAG GTGTCGCAGCTCTATGACGTGGTGCAGAAGTGGGATGCCATGTCCACTTCTATACCCCAGGTGGTGCAGAGGCTTGTCGCTGTCAAGGAGTTGCATGAGCAAG CCATGCAGTTTGGCCAGCTGCTGACCCACCTGGACACCACTCAGCAGATGATCAACAACTCTCTGAAGGACAATAACACTCTGCTGACACAG gTCCAGCAGACAATGAAGGAAAACCTGGGGGCTATAGAAGAGAACTTTGGTTCACTAGATGAGCGGATGAAGAAGCTCTCCAAATAA